CGAACATACGTTGCATATCCTGCTTTGGCAAAAAGAAATAAGTAAGTTAATAAAAAAACTCCCGCCAGGCGGCGGGACAGACCGTCGACAAACTATTATCAGCCCGCATGTATTATGGAGCGGGACTGGTTTCCCCAGCCGTCGGCAGCTATGCTGCCGGTAACGGCGTAGGAGCTTGTCCAGAGCGAAATAATACATGCGGGCTTTGTTTACAAGCTGTCCCGCCAGGCGGCGGGATGTTGTATATTGGTATGTCACTAACTGAGGACTGGTGGCTGCACACTAGTCCACCATCCCCAGGTAAACTTGCTGGATCAGGTCATTTTTCATCAGCTCATCCGAGCTTCCCTCCAAAACGATATTGCCGGTCTCCAGCACATAGGCCCGGTCAGCCACCGACAGCGACAAGGGGACATTTTGCTCCACCATCAGGATCGAAATGCCTTGCCGGTTGATTTGCTTGATAATTTTAAAAATATTCTCCACGATCACCGGAGCCAGCCCCAAAGAAGGCTCATCCAAAAAGAGCAGCCGGGGATTTGACATCAGTCCCCTGCCAATGGCCAACATCTGCTGTTCGCCGCCCGATAAAGTCCCCGCCTGCTGGCGGCGGCGCTCCTTCAGAATGGGAAACATCTCAAAGACCATTTCCAGATCTCTTTTGATCCCATCCTTGTCCCGCCGCATAAAAGCTCCCATGTCCAGGTTTTCCTGTACGCTCATCCCGGCGAACACCCTTCTGCCCTCCGGCACCATGGCTATGCCTTTGGATGCTATCTTATCCGAAGAGAGCCCGGAAATAGTTTCTCCCTCGAAAACAATAGTCCCCTCTCGGGGCCGTACCACCCCGCAAATTGCATTCAAGGTAGTGGTCTTGCCGGCGCCGTTGTTGCCGACGAGAGCCACAAATTCCCCTTTGCTTACCTGCAGTGAAATCCCGTGCAGCGCTTTTACGCCACCGTAGGACACTTTCAGTTTTTGCACATCTAGCATAGTTCCACCACCTTAACTGATTTGAGCATAGCTGGTTAACTCATTTTTGCCCAAATAAGCTTCCACCACTTCAGGATTCTGCAGCACTTCCAACGGTCGCCCTTCCGCCAGCTTTTTCCCGTGATCAAGCACGATAATCTTATCTGATATGGAACGGACCACTCGCATGTTATGTTCAATGATAATCACCGTTTTCTGAAACTCCTCTTTCAGTCTGGCGATAAAGTTCATCAATTCCTTTGATTCACCAACATTCATGCCAGCCGCCGGTTCATCCAAAAGCATTATCTCCGGCTCGCTGACCAAAGCCCTGGCAATTTCAACTTTACGCTGCTCCCCGTACGGGAGAGCCGAAGGCTTACTATCAGCTTTTTCCTCCAGTGAGAGCAGGTGCAAAATTTCCATCGCTTTGGAGTACATGTACCTTTCATTTTTGTAATAGCGGCCCGGCATGAACACATCAACTATCCGGGGCTGTACCTGGGAATGCATACCAATCATCACGTTTTCCAAAACAGTCATGGTAGTAAAAAGGCGGATATTTTGAAATGTCCGGGAGATGCCCCTGGCATGAATCTGATGGGGCTTCAGTCCCGATATTTTGTTTCCTTTGAAGGTAATTTCACCGCCGGTCAATTCATAGGCAGCGGTAATCAAGTTAAACAGCGTGGTTTTTCCGGCCCCGTTAGGTCCGATGATGCTGGTGATTTTCTTTTCCTCAATCTCAGCGGAAACATCGTCAACTGCCCGCACACCGCCAAAATGTTTGGATACGCTTTTTAATGTCAGGATTGCCACTTTTGTCACTCCCCTGCCACAAATTTGCCTTGCCCGCCGGAGCCCGTGGGTTTAACAATTCTATGCCAAGGCAGCCGGGTATTGTCTTCGCCCAGGATTCCCTGGGGCCGGAAGATCATCATTAACACCATCAGAAGACCGACCAACAGCATCCGCCATTCCACGGCAAAGCGCATTATTTCCGGAAAAACTGTGAGCAGCACTCCCCCCAGCACCGGGCCCACTATGGTACCTGCGCCCCCCAGAAAGACCATAGCCAGCATGTTGGCTGAATCCAGGTAAAGGAAAGTGTCGGGGCTGATAAAAGTTATATAGTGGGCATAAAAACTTCCCGCTGCGCCCGCATAGATGCCGCCGATGGCAAAAGCAAGAATTTTGTATTTAGTGATGTCAATGCCCATGAACTCCGCAGCATCCTCATCGTCTTTAATGGCGCGGAAGGCCCTGCCCAAATAAGAGTTAAAAATGCGTAAGGCGCACCACAGGCCGATGATAAATAATACCACTATCAAATAATAATACATTTCCCGGGTGAAGTTCTGGCCAAACAAGCTAGGCCTGGGAATGCCCGGTAAACCCATAGGCCCCCTGGTTATCTTATCCCAATTGACCATAGCCAGGCGAAATATTTCCCCGAAGCCCAGGGTGGCCACTGCCAAGTAATCTCCTCTGAGGCGCAGCACGGGAAAACCTAATAAGGCGCCAAAAACGCCGCTCACGAGCATAGCTAGCGGCAACGAAAGCCAAAAAGGCATCCCCAGCCGCGCCACCATTAGGGCTGAGGCGTAGGCACCCATACCGTAAAAGGCGGCATGCCCCAGGGAAAACAAACCTGTTTGGCCCAAAATTATTTCCAGGCCCAAAACCAATAGTCCATAGATACCAATAGTGATCACAATATGCAAAATGTATTTGCTGTGAATTAACAGTGGAATGATAACCAGGACTGCGCCAATAATTAAATACTGCAGCAGACGGTTTCGACTCAAAATTTCTCCCCCCTAAGCCCGTTTCCGGTAAATATCAGCATTAAAAAGCCCGGAAGGTTTAATCAAAAGCACCAAGATCATAACGGCAAATGCTATGCCATCCCTCCACTCGGAAAGGTAAGCAGCGCCAAAATTTTCAATTACCCCCAGCACCATGCCGCCGGCCATGGCTCCGGGAATGCTGCCGATTCCTCCGAGAATAGCAGCAGTGAATGCTTTTAACCCCGCCGCGTAGCCCATAGTGGAATAAACCGCATCGTAGTACATCCCTACCAATAGCCCTGCCGCACCGGCCAGAGCTGAACCTACGAAAAATGTCACCATGGCCACTTGGTCCATGTTCACTCCCATTAGGCCGACGATTTGCTTATCCTCGGAAGCTGCGCGAATCGCTTTGCCATAACGGGTATGGCGGAAAAAACCGGCGAGCAAAAGCATCAGAATTAATCCTGTAAGAAAAACAAAAATCTGCAGCGAGTTGACAACTGCATAATTGCCTAGTGCAAACTCTTTGACCTGCAGTATTTTTTTCATGGGAAATGTCTGCGAACCGATGAGCAGCCTCGCCAAGTTGGAAAGCACGATGGACATGCCAATAGCGCTTGTGGTAACTACCAGCCTGGGGGCGTTGCGCAGCGGTTTGTAAGCCACTTTTTCCACCGCTACACCCAGGATACCGGTTAAAAACATTGTCAGAAGCAGCACCAATATAAAATTGCCACCGATGATTCCGGCCAGAAACATGCCTAAAAAGGCACCCCACATAAAAATATCTCCATGGGCAAAATTTATAAATTTCATGATACCGTAGACCAGTGTATAGCCCAGGGCAATCAGAGCATAAACACTGCCTAGCATGAGACCGTTAATTAACTGCTGTACAAACATCTATCCACCCTCCCGTTGATAGCAAAAGAGAGTCTAAAGACGGTTTGGCCGGAAAACTCCTGTCCCGGCCAAACCGGTTTTGCCAGGGTTAGCTTATTTGTCCAGGGTCCATTGACCCTTTTCCACCACCATTCTCTTCATGCCTGTTCTCATGGCATCGTGGGTTTCATTAAAAGTAATGGCGCCCGTAACCCCTGGGAAAGGCTCCTTCAGTCCTTCCAAATATTCTTTGATTTTAACCCGGTCTTTGCCCACTGCCTGGATAGCCTGGGCCAGCAGTTTAGTGGCATCATAGTGGTACGCGGCGTAGGTTCCAGGAATAAAACCGTAAGCTTTTTCAAACTTCTGTACAAATTCCTGAACTTTGGGGTCCGGATCGCTGGGCACCAGAAGTCCCGAAACATGGAAACCTTCTACAGCTTCCCCGCCCAGCTCAATAAATATGTTTTCATAAATACCGTCAGTGCCATAGACAGGAATATCCAGGTTAACCTGCTTCATTTGCTTGGCAATCAGGGCAGCTTCAGTGTACAAACCGCCGATAAAGAGCACATCTGCACCGGCACTCTTCACCTTGGTAAGCAGAGCTGTGTAGTCCTTTGTCTCTCCCAGCATATAGCTCTCGCTGGCAACGATTTCCCCGCCCAGCTCCTTAAACTTCTTGGTAACAAC
This region of Zhaonella formicivorans genomic DNA includes:
- a CDS encoding ABC transporter ATP-binding protein, with translation MLDVQKLKVSYGGVKALHGISLQVSKGEFVALVGNNGAGKTTTLNAICGVVRPREGTIVFEGETISGLSSDKIASKGIAMVPEGRRVFAGMSVQENLDMGAFMRRDKDGIKRDLEMVFEMFPILKERRRQQAGTLSGGEQQMLAIGRGLMSNPRLLFLDEPSLGLAPVIVENIFKIIKQINRQGISILMVEQNVPLSLSVADRAYVLETGNIVLEGSSDELMKNDLIQQVYLGMVD
- a CDS encoding ABC transporter ATP-binding protein — translated: MAILTLKSVSKHFGGVRAVDDVSAEIEEKKITSIIGPNGAGKTTLFNLITAAYELTGGEITFKGNKISGLKPHQIHARGISRTFQNIRLFTTMTVLENVMIGMHSQVQPRIVDVFMPGRYYKNERYMYSKAMEILHLLSLEEKADSKPSALPYGEQRKVEIARALVSEPEIMLLDEPAAGMNVGESKELMNFIARLKEEFQKTVIIIEHNMRVVRSISDKIIVLDHGKKLAEGRPLEVLQNPEVVEAYLGKNELTSYAQIS
- a CDS encoding branched-chain amino acid ABC transporter permease, whose translation is MSRNRLLQYLIIGAVLVIIPLLIHSKYILHIVITIGIYGLLVLGLEIILGQTGLFSLGHAAFYGMGAYASALMVARLGMPFWLSLPLAMLVSGVFGALLGFPVLRLRGDYLAVATLGFGEIFRLAMVNWDKITRGPMGLPGIPRPSLFGQNFTREMYYYLIVVLFIIGLWCALRIFNSYLGRAFRAIKDDEDAAEFMGIDITKYKILAFAIGGIYAGAAGSFYAHYITFISPDTFLYLDSANMLAMVFLGGAGTIVGPVLGGVLLTVFPEIMRFAVEWRMLLVGLLMVLMMIFRPQGILGEDNTRLPWHRIVKPTGSGGQGKFVAGE
- a CDS encoding branched-chain amino acid ABC transporter permease, with product MFVQQLINGLMLGSVYALIALGYTLVYGIMKFINFAHGDIFMWGAFLGMFLAGIIGGNFILVLLLTMFLTGILGVAVEKVAYKPLRNAPRLVVTTSAIGMSIVLSNLARLLIGSQTFPMKKILQVKEFALGNYAVVNSLQIFVFLTGLILMLLLAGFFRHTRYGKAIRAASEDKQIVGLMGVNMDQVAMVTFFVGSALAGAAGLLVGMYYDAVYSTMGYAAGLKAFTAAILGGIGSIPGAMAGGMVLGVIENFGAAYLSEWRDGIAFAVMILVLLIKPSGLFNADIYRKRA